In Styela clava chromosome 6, kaStyClav1.hap1.2, whole genome shotgun sequence, the genomic window AGTATAGTCGTCAGTAACTTGAATTCAAAAACAAGGTAATAAAGTCTAAGCTGTATTAAAACGTCATGGTACCAGAAAATGTCACGTTGGCGCGACACGAGGCGACGAAACTGTATACAAACTAGAATATTCGATGTAATTTAAtagtaggggaaggtggggcacgttgggacatggggtacagtggaaaatcagctctcacactaatACTGTATCCGCAATCCGGTCCGCGGCTCGATGTTTTAATCCGCCCACCGCAAACGGCAACAGACGGGTCGAGCGatgcaagctatgaggtgaaattggttttgggaggctgaaactaaaatttcactattccagttttttcttttttttacttcagcctttccaacatgacaagcCATCGTCTGATATTTTTCGGCCTTAGTCCACTGTAatatattcataacgttggcgagtggatgtgccttccgaatttctaTTATCCGTGTAATAAATATTCAactattgaatatttaatacacGGTGGCAACACATTAAGCATCTCACGTAATTTATTGAAGGAGGAAGTCAAAATCGTTTGAATATTATGCATCACCAAtatcaatttgaatattatgcATCCTCTTCAAAATTGTAATGAAGAGAATCATTTTATATAGGTATAGAGCATATGCTATATTACTcaggtatattatatatacaggtGGACAGGGTTTCGTTCAACCTGATTAGAAAATCTGTTATGTCAAATTATGACGAAATGAATCCCTAAAATCATGCACTTCACCCACAGCaaattgaaataccaaaattAGCAGTATGAAGAAAATACGTCTGTCAATGAGAGGCTGAATTGCgttagtctaaattgttaataaaaacGTAAAAACGTCATGCTTTTGACTCGAACTCAAATCTATAGGTCATTCGAAATGCCTACATAAGTTCCAGTACACACAGACAGTGTTATGCAAAACCGTTATTGTAGATCATCAGTGGGCGGAAGGAGGAGATAAGTTTAACGATATTCAACTTGCGAGCTGCTGTGATACAAGTAAGGTATTTGGTTCAAACCATCGGAAAGTGTTTCCAGAGCACAAAATAAAGGTTTTATCATAAATGTAATGCCAACAAACACTTGTTGTCAAGAATAATAAACCAATATCGTTCGCGGTTGATGTGATGTCCAATAGTTTGCTGACTAGTCGATACTTAAACCTGAGACCAGTTATGTATTGGGCCACCATCAGAACAGTTCGGCAAGcgattctgatatttctattcttCTGTGATTCATTGATAGTTATGTTGTGATGGCGTGAATATTATTATAAGCGTATCACCCCCTGATTACATTGCTTTCGTGATTAGGGAATATATGTACCACGTATGACTTAAAATGGGCGAAAGGGCAGCAGTATTTGGCATAACGcagtaaaatttaaattaggAATGCCATACGTTGTTTGGCTATTTGCACCATTGTCGTAATAAGTTCAAAAAAGACGGTCGAgcaaaattatattcaatttgaaattggcgttgaataatatatgttttataaaaagtaaatcagatataaaaaaaaatatacttatacAACCTCTATCTGGATATTCAAGAGGTTACATATTTAAGGAGGTATTATTGCAGAGTTCGTGAAATATCGGAATCCAAAATCTTTTTCAGGTATCAAGGGTAATTCTTCAACGGAAACCATGCAATTAATGAATTTTTGGATATTTTTCTGTGAGTACTCGAAAATATCGATATATGATGTGAAACATTTGTCTTTTAATTTAATGTTAAACTTTGTGATcaatcttcataaataataaatagagcaaatatattgataataaaaacaTCCTTTTTCTTTCAGTTTTTCTTCGCCAAGTGCAAAGTGATTGTTCCAGCCCGAGCAATATCGCAAACGGAAAAAATATGATATCTGCTGACACTAATTATTTCTGGAACAAATGTTCGTGGAACTTTAATCTCCCCGGCGCTACCGCACTTTATCTACAAGTCACTGAAATCAGATTAAATTcctatatttttgtaaaatattgcaGCGCGAAGCTTTATTTTAATAAAGGTATAAGAGTTTGCATTTAGAAAATATTAGTGTCAATAGTTTTCATATTGTACGAAATGAATTCattatttttgctttaaaaaaatgAGGGACACCATGCAGTGTGAAAATCCCAGAACTATACCAAATGAGACTAAAAATGTCTACACAAATTTCTGAACCATATAATATATAACCATCTTATGATTATATCTTGAAAAAATCATACATTATCTCattgctaaaatattttataactttaAGAATAAGAATAAAGTGTTTACAGTTTAAAGGGTTATTTTTTAGAAGAACTAAACAATTGCAAGAATGACGACAACTTCTGTGTTTTATATACGTCGAGTTCGTCATGTAGGATTTCATCAACAGCGTTTTCGACTTGCCATCATAGACGTGAGACTTCTAACATTTTAGTTAAGCTTGACGGAGCTGGATTGCTGAAAATGAGTTATCAATTTCTTCCATGCGTGCAAGGTATTTGTTGAAAGCATTAGTTACAATTTCTTAAATATTCACCTAAACTTACACACCAAACAATGACTTGAAAAGATAAAATCTGCTTAGATATGTGTCAAAGTTTGGAGTATGTGCACAAAACACGgaaaataaatttctcaattcaaaaataaaatgggTCGTTGTAGTACCATAGGGAAGATTAGGACTCTATATTTCAGGCTTATTTTTAGACCATTATACATTGAATTTCATAAAAACTGACAATTTCTTTGATGACTAGGTTAAATATGGCGAAATTATACCCTGCAAACAATTAAAGAAAATTACATTGTGCAATTGTTGCTTTCTTTATTTGCAGTTGGTAATTTGCAATTGATTTTCgtaaaattcttgaaaatgaTTGACTCACGTTGTTCGTAATAGAGAAAGATTCGTAGATGACAAAACTTCATATTTATGTCTAGATATTGAAAAGAATGGTTGGCATCGTTTGGACATCGTTCTATGCATGGATAATGCCACTTTCTCCAACCCAGAGAAACAGTGTCACTAACTGATACTGATACTGATACTGTTCCTCCAATAAATACATTGTGAGAAACCCTATTTGATATAATGTATGTTATCACATACATTTCGCtacttattttatattcagaCACAACTACAAATACAATCGTAAACAAAACTTCCGTCGTTTATCCGACATCATCACCTGAAACCACGGATGACGCGGCAATTgcgacaacaacaacaaatagAACATCAGGTAGCGTCACCATTTCGTTTGTAACATATACTTCATATTTTCTCTAATTACTTCACACAATAAGATTGGCGTTGTAGACGTAAAGATCATTtagtattatattattatatatgtttTCCAACGTTTCATGAATTTGTCATCTGCATGTTACAACTGACCAGATATACCTTGATCTATAGCGATTTATCCGTATTCGTATCAAAACTACATTAACAAATATGTATTATTGCGTAGGTGATAATTCATCTGTGTCACCAACATACATTATCCGTGACATGTCATCTCTCACGCCACCTATTGATGGAGAAAATATAACTTCAACAACGATGATTATGCCACAGAGTGAGTGTTTTTAATATCAGAAAATTGGATTTCACATACGCGCGATGGACATATATGTGTATCAAAGCTATTTATTAGTTTGGTACAATACTTGTTGTCTATCCAAGCAATACGTTAacttatgtttttttgtttgttattcaGCAACTTATTGGAACGTTCGTCAAACATCAAGAAATATAATGCCAGCGACAAGTGATAAAGATCCTACCAGAAATGATTCGAAAATAAATCTTGAAATATTGATACCAATTGCAATCATATTGTCACTGGTTTTGATTGTCTCAGCAACAGTACTACTCTTTTATTGCAGGTATATCTCAAATAAAATACCAGTGATAACTGATAACTCTCTGCTgagaatttttaaaacaaagcaGGACGTAGTTGCAGTTCACAAACCAAGTTAATCGCATATTCAAAAAGTTTTAGTTCAGTTTTCATAGAGTTTCTCTAATCTAGTTTTAGCAACTTTAGTAAATTGTTATACCTTCATTGTCTCCTATCGATTTGTTACCTTTACTTCTTTCTATtttgaagcagaaaaaattCCACTAAAACTATGTTTGGAGGCTCAGATACGGCAGTCGTTGATTGTAATATTGATCAAACCAATTCAAACAACCGAGCATCAGGGATGATTGATAATATCATTTACGCCACTTCCACCAACGATATTGCCAGTGACCATCCCGAAACCGTGGACAATATTCTCTACATGACTTCGGAGCAGGTGGTAAAGTCAGAATATAAAAAGACTTCTGAAAATACAAGTGGTGTACAACCGGAATATGCGACTGTTAATAAAATCTTGAAACCAGGTAATGAAGAAGAAAAGAAGTTGAAAGAATGCGCAAATgaagaaaattcaaaaacttcTTCCAATATGCATTTATACGCAGTTGTACAAAAAGGAACATAAAAAACTAaaagtatatttgaatattatataattttaaactTCATGCTGTTATTATTGGAAGAGggaaaatatttgtttgcatTCACGACGTCTTTCATAATTATGCAAAACTATGGGATATATCCATttttaattgtttcaaataaaatactatgaattgaatgatatttttagttaataaataaatatctaaGCTTCAGAAATTTGTCAAACATATCGTATtcctgattttttttcttttagaGGAAATATTGACAGCGAGTCGTTGACAAAATATCAATGCATACTCTGTAATGGCTACCAATGTGCATGGCGACAACTGATCCCCCAATTCATATCCAATTCCAAATCTATCTATTTCAGTTCAACGGGTAATATCCGTTATTTAGAATGATTGAACAGTTCTAATATTAAGCCTATGTTAAAAGCAAAATGGTACCAAGCTAATTTAGGCGGCAGTCACATTATGTCAGACATTAATGATACATTAAATTTTGGATTTTTGTGTTGGTTTGTAAGTCCTTTAGAGCCTAGTGGGTTACAGATGACCCTCAAAAGTAAATGTTTGTAGATTGCCAGATATTCACTCATTGACATGAATCTTATAGTTGGTTATCATATCCGAGAATTATTTCGACGCTAGATGATGCTAGAGGGCCCCCTTTCGACTTCTCGCACGGTGTTCACAAATCGACTGGAAAGATCCCGAGTGTGTGAAAAATCGTATTCAAACGTTAGTGGTGTTTAGATAAATTTTCTACTGCTTCAATCGTAAATCAGGGAACGTGCATGTCAAGCGAAGACAATTCTTTGAGTGGTGATTCTCTGCCAAATCTTTTTcgacaatattcaaatatcgatTCCCAAGAAAGATAGGGTGGATCAGTGGCCAATAAATAAAACCCTCAAGAACCCTCTTAAactctttttgtatttttacttaTCAATGGCTGAATTACACGTTTTTTTCGGTTTTCTCTCTATTTGGACGTGGTTTTCAAATTACGGGGTGGGTAAAAGGTGACCCCCTGGTCCTTGAAggtaaacaaatttaaaattattttcaatataattctTGAATTCATTGAcgtcattttcaaatatttgacatAAGATTACATTGATAATactattttttcattaattccGCGGTCTGGGTAACGGGTGATCCTCTAGAGCAGTGCTCCGCAACCTTTTTTAACTTGCGGCACACTTATAAAATTTGCCAAATTTAACGGCACACCACAACAAACGAAAAGCACAAGGtgtaactttgttttatgttcatatAACAATGCTTTTTCGGAGACTGTAAAAGACGACTTCACATAGCACTCTTACTTCCTTTTTTGACATAACAACCGCtggaaataatatatattcttgCGTGCATGAACGGCATGTTTCCTATTTAGGTGGCGCATAATTTTACTCGGAAACATTGCTTCATTTGAAAGTTGCTCCCCCCCAAATAACCTAGACTGGTTTTGGAGCATCTCCGTTACCACAGCAGGAAAATCCATATTTGACGTAATCTTCCCTGTATTTCCttttaacaagtttttttttcccaAAGTTGCATGTGCTAGGTACAATATGTTGCTCAGTATCAGCtgttctttttaaaaatttatccatTTTGCTAAACTTTATCGTTCCTTGACTTTTTTAATCAAAGACCACTTGGCACTGATTCTGCAAACTCACACTTTATTTATATTCGATTACTACACGGAATCGTCAGGAATTTGAATTAGTGTCGCTCAAGCTATCGTAAAAGAAGGTCAACTTTACGTTAGTAAAGTAGAGTGATAGACTAACGCAAAATTAACgaaagataaaaataatttgtaaaaagaagagaaaagtTGCAATTCCCGTGCGGCACACCTGGCATCGTCTCGCGGCACACCGGTGCGCCGCGGCACACCGGTTGCAGGGCACtgctctagagcaggggtcggcaatctacggcccgcgggccggatcccgTAATTATGacgatattttgttttcttgACATTGCCTTTATCCTTTAGGCCAGGGGTGCACAATtttttgctattggcggccacattgcatttatttgtattgcAGCAagcataatggttgcacaattttgaaaaaaaaatcgaaagccGGGGAGGGGGAGGGGCGGTTGCCCCCATTTTTTGTCCCCAAAAGTATAATTAAACGCCaaatattttgatgaatttattctataaaagtttgcaaagcATTATAGCAATTTAATTACTCCCTTGGTCTTGCATGTGGGTTGCCGAAACGCGTGATCAATCTGAACCGTGAAGTGAAATCCCCAACAGTAAATACACCATCAAGATTGTGACACATCGTGTCGTCTGACTTTTTTGCAGTGCTtctgttttgcttcaatatacgccagcatagccaaatcctatattttgaacttttatagGATTAAAAGTTATACTTTctataggattttgtatgtggacggccgcattatttttacacgacggccgcaggttgtgcaccgttgctttaggcctacatgtttaccaaCTCAAAAAAGCGCAGTATACACATTAACGAccacaaaattcagttttattttaaacgcagaaatttttatttttcgtgtaagtgcgcCGTGAATTTTTTCATCGAAATTTTTCCGCCGaaagaacaaaaagtttggtaaCCACGACCTTGTTCAAGTATATCTCTGTTGTTTGACTGTGCTCGTGATGTGTACGTGAAAAAGTGGTGTAGAAGACTGGTCTTAGCAGACAATCTACCTCACTTTAGTAATATCAACAAGGTAATTTGGCTTATTCAGAGCACCATGTAATTCAGCCCAATGCACAAAACTTCTGATCTGCTTAAGATATGACCGCAATGCATTTGGTCAGCCAATGGACGATATAACTGTTGGCACGCTCGTATAGATTACTCAAAAGCCTGTCACCATTCTGTACAATATTTTAACTGGGAATCAATATATGTTTTCAATCGATTCCGACATTCTGGCATGATACCAAGGTGCAAGGAAATTATCTAAATATTAGACGAATAATATTGTATACATTATTCCAAGCTATATTTCCATTAACTCCCATATAGATTACTCGTAAGCGTTTCATCCTTCTGTACGGTATCTTAACAGTAATATATACTTGTTTGCAGCCAATTTCGGCATTCTGGCGTGTTAATGAACAAGGAGATTAACTAACCTgataatattgtatatattattctaaGCTGCATTTTAATTGACATTCTTGCATGATACTATAAAGACAGGCAACTTGCGTATTATTCAATACATCATACTAGGCTGTAAACAAATTACACAGTGAGATAGTGCCAGCGGAGAGTCCCAAAAGGTTCGGTCCCCTTGTAAAGTATAAAATCTCCATACTGTAATGCAAGATTATTTTAACGCGCATGTAAGCAGCCATTCCATGTATCGTTTGCCAATGTTTTTGGTGTGAGTGATAGTGATCGTGGGAATAAGTGTATATTTCTGTTTAACTACTTGTTCTTGCTTATATTATACTAGATTTTTCATTCGAATACCAACATTGTGAAATTGTGCAAAGTCTATACACAAATGCCTATGTCTAATATTATCGAAAATCGCTCGCATAATCCACTTAATCAAGAGGATCAACTTTGAACTTGagtttatatatttaaagtatgtATTGTACTCTGGACAAAAGTCGTCAATTCTTTGTCCGCTTGAATCATACCAgggccggattaaccattaaacaatataagcacgtgcttagggcaccaagcaaagaggggcaccacagaaattttagagcagaattttatataatttatcggtgtttattaaaatattacgagttcaccacaCGACTCAAACATGTTCGCTCAaacaaaatgttcgcttatttctCGTCTTCAAGTAGGCtatcatattaatatattatattatataatataacatatcatattattggacacgaaatgggcctatgagtcgttttcttaaattgttgttgtttttcttttctagtattctccttgttgctgcatatttgtttaaaaaaaaattcttttttcttcaacaattggaccaatatactatttacactatgtggcagTTCAatgatcgcatttcaacgatctggtggtcagcgaagtcgggagttttttgataaggtagaccagagtagtccaaaccctgtcatgctgatactgTTATAACAGCAAACCTGAAAAGAAACTCTAAATTTCTAATAATATCACGAAAAGACTCTATTCTGTCGCTCTGGAGAGGATTATCATGTGTGCTCCATATATTCTCATGGCTGTCATAATTAGATAGTGAGATACTTTGCACACGTGAAGTGATATCCCCATCAATTCGAATAATTATGGGAAATCCTTGCCAAGTACGGTAAGGCGAGCAAGAGCCTTTTGCACAAACTGAATTCATCCTTTATTTGAATCGATAACTGAAACCGACTTCCCATCGCTCTTGCCTGACTAAGCAGGTACATACTATATATGACGTAATAGGTCcagtctgcaagtttgcacCCTTAGGGTGAAATTTACCATAACAGTATCCCAAGTTCCAGATATGATTCCGgcgaattattggaatacaatacgatAGCAAAAATCTTTCCTGTTAATCCTCAAATTCTTgtcaaaagataaccgggtttaaaaagagaaatcatgatatattatatttgtagcCCAAACTTAGCAAAAATAACTGCAGGATAGATAGCTGGGCCTAGAAACTGTCGACAAGAACAAGAATCACACAGAGTTTCAGACCCTCTGCTCAAGGGATTCCTAAAGAAAATAAAGCCCAAACTATTTGTGCGACagcaaaatgtggcccaaatATTTCCGTCGCCCaaatacagcgaaaataacCCTGTGTGGTCGaccaaatcgataaaataggaatacatatatataaattgcatatttgctattttacaatcgaacgttataaatatattcaatggTTGCATTGGCtttaacataattttggtaatttagaatactgagtCACCACGTGCTATTTTTGTCAGTCGGTATTGGCGTGCTCATTTCAAACTATTTCGATAAGAAGAGAAGGCAGAAGTTTTAATTGCAGTGCATGTTATGGATTCTCGCAGGAtcgcaataatatatgtaaagttcGACTGGTTATATCATAGTAGCATAACATACTATTTACCTCTGGAAAGAGGTAATCTAATAACAATGATTAacgtattgcaaaccatgtcaagtcaatcagtacatttgtgatCATGGCCGTTCTAATAtattgtattcgaaattcatAGAATGTGAAAATAGTGGTAAAGTGTACGAATTATAACAAGAAAGAtcaaaacatcatcaatttacaactttacttGAAGAATATGAATCagtacataaatatatttttttgttcagtTGGTAATCTTGAGGGTAATACAGGGCTTGGCATTCAGTTTCCGAGATAATATAGCGAAAAGTTTATGCTACTGCTACGAGTCTGCTACTCGTGAAAAAGGAATAGGGTGCTCGCCGcacatgaagtttgtgcattccTTCTATAATATGCAGTCAGAGCAAAGAGTGTGTGTttgtataagcaaatttactgaaagcaaggttacgcgcatcactcaaaattatagaaaataatctctgagcaaagttacaggacaCAAATGAAGTTGAGAGAACTACTGATACTTCTCTGTTTTTGCACCTTTTGGCAAGGTTTCttgtgctttttgacggtttttcattgtttttgcacgttttagcaaGATAATCACGGCGGAAAAATAGGAATTGCTATTGGTTAGGACTGCAACacgaaataaaaacttcataacaaaacttagattttgaaatatttgtttgtcgaatacaaaatttatcacGATTGTAAAATTCGAATTAATCGTTTggtgaatatgaaaatatttacaaaacgtCGAATCCTAAAGCTTTGTTTACCGAATATGAGATATAATCTTCACAGCTATTTGCAAGTTCACGaaatgtttcgtttctgcacttgtttcagtcctatatatcgttcaaaagaatatgagacaaaataagcatatggtTCGCCTTGAAGTGGTGGGAGTGACGGTGTTGTAGCAATTGTGTTCGTCAGACAGTGGGTAAAAATTACTAATCGAGTACgctgtgaacaatcaaatggagataaacaagagagttatgctcaaattaTGGGTACATAGCGCAACATAGggcaaaattgtgatgacgtcatatcacacgaagaaacgaatcccatacagcacaccgggatatttgaaataaataaaagtagttTAGTATTttagcactgaaaatttcaaagcgatcAGTTCAGTAATTATAGAGAAAGGCGTTTTTTTTCTGTtaccaagaacaacaacaacataataacaaaacgatcgttatgtccactaacgcgTCCAATATTGCAGATTGCAGCCAGCCTTGCACATTGGATACgacggcaaaataaatgacatgaaaaGTAAACTCTTAAAAGTTTGATATCAAGCCCTAGCGGTCTAGATTCACGTTGGATCGATTTGTATATTTGAAGATTGAAAATGTAGTTATGATAAGTCTCCGCGGTCATTTTCTCACGGTGTTTCGTATTTCCACTCTGAACGAGACTTTACGGAAACTGTAACTCTCAGGTAAAAACCTGTAACTTGCGGCTTTGGTAGAAATATACTGCTAGACCAAGCAAATTTCGAACCTAAAATATCTAATTCACAACAGCCGTGTATAGAGGCAGGATGTGTGGTAACTACATATGCGTGTTATTTGGGTTTCTAAAAAACTTAGAAGTTTTCTCAAGATCCACTGCATATTTTAATCTGTCTCCTGTTCATTTTAATCGGTTCATATATCACTCGATTCCGCACTTTTACGCTTTGAATTGAGCAAGTTGACATTCGAGATGTCTATCTTTATTATCTCCACGTTTTGCCAACGGATGAAATTACTTATCTAGAATTAAAAGAAAAATCGGTGACTGGACAATCATTTTGATTTATAAGTTTACGGCAGACAATACTTCCCACTATAGTTACACTTTAATTACTCATTGTTTTTGAGATGTGTTTAACAACTAATTCATTTCAACATTTTAACCCATTTTTCCtaaatgtgtgataattatgataaaaatacattcggTTATTATCATTTGTTTAggcaaaaattcatttcatcttaaaagTATTCTAAGATATTAGGAGGAAGTAAAAATCTACCACGAAGGGTTAATTCATACTTTAGAGAGGATACCTAAGTCCATAATATGCACCATTTCTTACGGCGATGAACGAGATTCGTCAAAGATTTAGGCTAGATCGAAATGTTAACAGAAACACATGTTTCTGCCTGGGCCAAAACCACCTTGCGGGGACCGTTTGCAAACGCGATGATCACTACACTATGGAAAGACACCAGGGTCGGTTTTAAGCCGATTCGACGAACCACGGATGCATGCGTTTTCCTATGTAGAAGTCAgtacgttcgcctaacacgcgaacaATTACTGTTAAGCCAAccaagagtattgttcattATAAAATGACCCACCGGCGTATacgtttctgtagtgtagtggtcatcacgttcgctttacacgcgaacggtccgcatcgttttaaaattagtatttatctagttagtgttaggaaaaatttcaaaattgcaatttcTAGCGCAATCTTCTTTCTTAATTTTGAGTGGTAGTGCGGGTGATTATTTTTTGCCCTAagatccgaaattttgaaacgaaCGATTTCATGGCATTTAAAGT contains:
- the LOC120330638 gene encoding uncharacterized protein LOC120330638 isoform X2, whose protein sequence is MQLMNFWIFFFFLRQVQSDCSSPSNIANGKNMISADTNYFWNKCSWNFNLPGATALYLQVTEIRLNSYIFVKYCSAKLYFNKEELNNCKNDDNFCVLYTSSSSCRISSTAFSTCHHRRETSNILVKLDGAGLLKMSYQFLPCVQDTTTNTIVNKTSVVYPTSSPETTDDAAIATTTTNRTSGDNSSVSPTYIIRDMSSLTPPIDGENITSTTMIMPQTTYWNVRQTSRNIMPATSDKDPTRNDSKINLEILIPIAIILSLVLIVSATVLLFYCRKNSTKTMFGGSDTAVVDCNIDQTNSNNRASGMIDNIIYATSTNDIASDHPETVDNILYMTSEQVVKSEYKKTSENTSGVQPEYATVNKILKPGNEEEKKLKECANEENSKTSSNMHLYAVVQKGT
- the LOC120330638 gene encoding uncharacterized protein LOC120330638 isoform X3 translates to MQLMNFWIFFFFLRQVQSDCSSPSNIANGKNMISADTNYFWNKCSWNFNLPGATALYLQVTEIRLNSYIFVKYCSAKLYFNKEELNNCKNDDNFCVLYTSSSSCRISSTAFSTCHHRRETSNILVKLDGAGLLKMSYQFLPCVQDTTTNTIVNKTSVVYPTSSPETTDDAAIATTTTNRTSATYWNVRQTSRNIMPATSDKDPTRNDSKINLEILIPIAIILSLVLIVSATVLLFYCSRKNSTKTMFGGSDTAVVDCNIDQTNSNNRASGMIDNIIYATSTNDIASDHPETVDNILYMTSEQVVKSEYKKTSENTSGVQPEYATVNKILKPGNEEEKKLKECANEENSKTSSNMHLYAVVQKGT
- the LOC120330638 gene encoding uncharacterized protein LOC120330638 isoform X1 codes for the protein MQLMNFWIFFFFLRQVQSDCSSPSNIANGKNMISADTNYFWNKCSWNFNLPGATALYLQVTEIRLNSYIFVKYCSAKLYFNKEELNNCKNDDNFCVLYTSSSSCRISSTAFSTCHHRRETSNILVKLDGAGLLKMSYQFLPCVQDTTTNTIVNKTSVVYPTSSPETTDDAAIATTTTNRTSGDNSSVSPTYIIRDMSSLTPPIDGENITSTTMIMPQTTYWNVRQTSRNIMPATSDKDPTRNDSKINLEILIPIAIILSLVLIVSATVLLFYCSRKNSTKTMFGGSDTAVVDCNIDQTNSNNRASGMIDNIIYATSTNDIASDHPETVDNILYMTSEQVVKSEYKKTSENTSGVQPEYATVNKILKPGNEEEKKLKECANEENSKTSSNMHLYAVVQKGT